A single window of Apus apus isolate bApuApu2 chromosome 18, bApuApu2.pri.cur, whole genome shotgun sequence DNA harbors:
- the SEZ6 gene encoding seizure protein 6 homolog isoform X7: MGPPPPALLLPLLAALLRAPAHGFNGLARKAGESSEAEGEPTALPTPAEREAEARFVSTAPTLKLLNHHPLLEDLLHEAFLKKDYLGQAPFLPGVPGPVLPADVLQPALGPPAPEPPPRTPLPRAAFPTDPLTTPAGHPGPWGEAWGAVPGADPSWSPSRLPESSPTSPSPAPTTPGTSPGLHTVATEVTRDEEGTTTTSTITTTTVTTLQGPGERWGGGQGEQGKSGAELGSPLSPVPCNQTLGGPEGWLVSPEPAGVPYDGSLDCTYTVSVYPGYGVELKVQNISLAEGETLTVESTGGLEPTLLANESFLQRGQVIRSPANLLTLRFQSPRPPNPGSYRFHYQAYLLSCPFPARPAFGEVSVSSLHPGGDARFRCAAGYQLQGARRLSCRNATRPFWSAREPLCLAACGGVVRNATVGRVISPGFPGNYSNNLTCHWLLEAPAGHRLHLHFEKVSLAEDDDRLIIRNGNNMEAPPVYDSYEVEYLPIEGLLSTGQHFFVELTTDSSGAAAGMALRYEAFEQGHCYEPFIKYGNFTASDPRYPVGTTVEFSCDPGYTLEQGSTIIECVDPSDPQWNETEPACRAVCSGELTDTAGVVLSPNWPEPYGKGQDCIWGLHVEEDKRVLLDVRVLRLGTGDVLTFYDGDDLTARVLGQYTGTRGRFKLYASTADVTVQFQSDPGSGAGAYRQGFVIHFSEVPRNDTCPELPDIANGWKTSSQPELLHGTVVTYHCYPGFQLAGTDLLMCHWDLTWSGDLPTCERVTTCRDPGDADHSRRVVSSPKFPVGATVQYVCDKGYVLAGAGTLTCHDRAMGGPKWSDRLPKCIPETFEPCHNPGAPEGGQQSPERRLYPAGAILRFSCAQGRALLGESSLRCLPGHPSRWSGSPPICKAASYDEFYSNRNLDAVAKAVPSGPALEGTNVAIAVFLPVLVVALLIGGVYLYFSKIQGKPALQLPLAGSHPYDHITVESAFDNPTYETGETREYEVSI, translated from the exons GCTTCAACGGGCTGGCAAGGAAGGCAGGGGAGAGCTCTGAGGCCGAAGGGGAGCCAACAGCCCTGCCCACGCCGGCAGAGCGGGAGGCAGAGGCTCGTTTTGTGAGCACGGCGCCCACGTTGAAGCTCCTCAACCACCACCCACTGCTGGAGGACCTGCTGCATGAAGCCTTCCTGAAGAAGGACTACCTGGGCCAGGCGCCCTTCCTGCCCGGTGTCCCTGGCCCTGTCCTGCCCGCTGATGTTCTCCAGCCAGCCCTTGGCCCTCCAGCCCCTGAACCCCCACCACGCacccccctgcccagggctgccttCCCCACTGACCCTCTGACGACACCAGCTGGGCACCCGGGGCCATGGGGGGAGGCATGGGGGGCTGTGCCAGGTGCTGATCCCTCTTGGTCCCCCTCCAGGTTGCCAGAGTCGAGCCCCacatcccccagcccagctcccaccaccccTGGCACTTCCCCAGGACTTCATACTGTGGCCACGGAAGTCACCAGGGATGAGGAGGGGACCACCACCAcatccaccatcaccaccaccactgtCACCACGCTGCAGGGACCAGGCGAGCGCTGGGGAGGGGGCCAAGGGGAACAGGGGAAAAGCGGGGCTGAGCTGGGGTCTCCTCTGTCACCAGTCCCCTGCAACCAGACACTGGGAGGCCCAGAGGGCTGGCtggtgtccccagagccagcTGGTGTCCCCTATGATGGCAGCCTGGACTGCACCTACACTGTCTCTGTCTACCCTGGCTACGGCGTGGAGCTCAAG GTGCAGAACATCAGCCTGGCAGAGGGTGAGACGCTGACGGTGGAGAGCACAGGGGGGCTGGAGCCCACCCTCCTGGCCAACGAGTCCTTCCTGCAGCGCGGCCAGGTCATCCGCAGCCCTGCCAACCTCCTCACCCTCCGCTTCCAGAGCCCCAGGCCCCCCAACCCCGGCTCCTACCGCTTCCACTACCAAG cCTACCTGCTGAGCTGCCCCTTCCCGGCACGGCCGGCTTTTGGGGAGGTGTCAGTGAGCAGCCTGCACCCCGGGGGGGACGCCCGCTTCCGCTGCGCCGCTGGGTACCAGCTGCAGGGCGCCCGCCGGCTCAGCTGCCGCAACGCCACCCGCCCCTTCTGGAGCGCCCGCGAGCCCCTCTGCCTCG CGGCCTGTGGCGGGGTGGTCCGGAACGCCACAGTGGGACGTGTCATCTCGCCCGGCTTCCCCGGGAACTACAGCAACAACCTGACGTGTCACTGGCTGCTGGAAGCACCCGCCGGCCATCGCCTGCACCTCCACTTTGAGAAGGTCTCGCTGGCCGAGGATGATGACAG GCTCATCATCCGCAACGGCAACAACATGGAGGCACCACCAGTGTATGACTCCTACGAGGTGGAGTACCTGCCCATTGAggggctgctcagcactgggcagcactTCTTCGTGGAGCTCACCACCGACAGCAGCGGGGCCGCCGCGGGCATGGCACTGCGTTATGAGG CCTTTGAGCAGGGACATTGCTACGAGCCCTTCATCAAGTATGGGAACTTCACGGCCAGTGACCCTCGGTACCCTGTGGGCACCACGGTGGAGTTCAGCTGTGACCCTGGCTATACGCTAGAGCAGGGCTCCACCATCATTGAGTGCGTTGACCCCAGTGACCCGCAGTGGAACGAGACAGAGCCAGCGTGTcgtg CGGTGTGCAGTGGGGAGCTGACAGACACAGCAGGTGTGGTGCTGTCACCCAACTGGCCGGAGCCCTATGGCAAGGGCCAGGACTGCATCTGGGGGCTGCACGTGGAGGAGGACAAGCGTGTCTTGCTGGACGTCCGCGT GCTGCGGCTGGGTACGGGGGACGTGCTGACCTTCTACGATGGGGACGACCTGACGGCGCGTGTCCTGGGCCAGTACACGGGCACCCGTGGTCGATTCAAGCTCTACGCCTCCACCGCCGATGTCACCGTCCAGTTCCAGTCAGACCCCGGCTCCGGCGCTGGCGCCTATCGGCAGGGCTTCGTCATCCACTTCTCCG AGGTCCCCCGTAATGACACCTGCCCTGAGCTGCCGGACATCGCCAATGGTTGGAAGACGTCctcacagccagagctgctccacgGCACCGTGGTCACCTACCATTGCTACCCTGGCTTCCAGTTGGCTGGCACCGACCTCCTGATGTGCCACTGGGACCTGACATGGAGCGGTGACCTGCCCACCTGTGAGCGGG TGACCACATGCCGGGACCCTGGGGATGCTGACCACAGCCGCAGGGTGGTCTCCAGCCCTAAATTCCCAGTGGGAGCCACTGTACAGTATGTCTGTGACAAAGGCTACGTCCTGGCGGGTGCCGGGACCCTCACCTGCCACGACCGCGCCATGGGGGGACCCAAGTGGAGCGACCGTCTCCCCAAGTGCATCC CAGAGACATTCGAGCCCTGCCACAACCCTGGAGCACCGGAGGGCGGGCAGCAGAGCCCCGAGCGCAGGCTGTACCCGGCAGGAGCCATCTTGCGCTTCTCCTGCGCCCAGGGCCGGGCGCTGCTGGGCGAGAGCAGCCTGCGCTGCCTGCCCGGGCACCCCTCGCGCTGGAGTGGCTCGCCTCCCATCTGCAAGGCAG cctcctATGATGAGTTTTACAGCAACCGCAACCTGGACG cCGTGGCCAAGGCTGTGCCCTCGGGGCCGGCACTGGAAGGCACCAACGTTGCCATCGCCGTCTTCCTGCCCGTGCTGGTGGTGGCCCTGCTCATCGGTGGCGTTTATCTCTACTTCTCCAA GATCCAGGGgaagccagccctgcagctgcccctcgCCGGCTCCCACCCCTACGACCACATCACCGTGGAGTCGGCTTTTGACAACCCCACCTATGAGACAGGA gagACGAGGGAGTATGAGGTGTCCATCTAG
- the SEZ6 gene encoding seizure protein 6 homolog isoform X8 — translation MGPPPPALLLPLLAALLRAPAHGFNGLARKAGESSEAEGEPTALPTPAEREAEARFVSTAPTLKLLNHHPLLEDLLHEAFLKKDYLGQAPFLPGVPGPVLPADVLQPALGPPAPEPPPRTPLPRAAFPTDPLTTPAGHPGPWGEAWGAVPGADPSWSPSRLPESSPTSPSPAPTTPGTSPGLHTVATEVTRDEEGTTTTSTITTTTVTTLQGPGERWGGGQGEQGKSGAELGSPLSPVPCNQTLGGPEGWLVSPEPAGVPYDGSLDCTYTVSVYPGYGVELKVQNISLAEGETLTVESTGGLEPTLLANESFLQRGQVIRSPANLLTLRFQSPRPPNPGSYRFHYQAYLLSCPFPARPAFGEVSVSSLHPGGDARFRCAAGYQLQGARRLSCRNATRPFWSAREPLCLAACGGVVRNATVGRVISPGFPGNYSNNLTCHWLLEAPAGHRLHLHFEKVSLAEDDDRLIIRNGNNMEAPPVYDSYEVEYLPIEGLLSTGQHFFVELTTDSSGAAAGMALRYEAFEQGHCYEPFIKYGNFTASDPRYPVGTTVEFSCDPGYTLEQGSTIIECVDPSDPQWNETEPACRAVCSGELTDTAGVVLSPNWPEPYGKGQDCIWGLHVEEDKRVLLDVRVLRLGTGDVLTFYDGDDLTARVLGQYTGTRGRFKLYASTADVTVQFQSDPGSGAGAYRQGFVIHFSEVPRNDTCPELPDIANGWKTSSQPELLHGTVVTYHCYPGFQLAGTDLLMCHWDLTWSGDLPTCERVTTCRDPGDADHSRRVVSSPKFPVGATVQYVCDKGYVLAGAGTLTCHDRAMGGPKWSDRLPKCIQTFEPCHNPGAPEGGQQSPERRLYPAGAILRFSCAQGRALLGESSLRCLPGHPSRWSGSPPICKAASYDEFYSNRNLDAAVAKAVPSGPALEGTNVAIAVFLPVLVVALLIGGVYLYFSKIQGKPALQLPLAGSHPYDHITVESAFDNPTYETGETREYEVSI, via the exons GCTTCAACGGGCTGGCAAGGAAGGCAGGGGAGAGCTCTGAGGCCGAAGGGGAGCCAACAGCCCTGCCCACGCCGGCAGAGCGGGAGGCAGAGGCTCGTTTTGTGAGCACGGCGCCCACGTTGAAGCTCCTCAACCACCACCCACTGCTGGAGGACCTGCTGCATGAAGCCTTCCTGAAGAAGGACTACCTGGGCCAGGCGCCCTTCCTGCCCGGTGTCCCTGGCCCTGTCCTGCCCGCTGATGTTCTCCAGCCAGCCCTTGGCCCTCCAGCCCCTGAACCCCCACCACGCacccccctgcccagggctgccttCCCCACTGACCCTCTGACGACACCAGCTGGGCACCCGGGGCCATGGGGGGAGGCATGGGGGGCTGTGCCAGGTGCTGATCCCTCTTGGTCCCCCTCCAGGTTGCCAGAGTCGAGCCCCacatcccccagcccagctcccaccaccccTGGCACTTCCCCAGGACTTCATACTGTGGCCACGGAAGTCACCAGGGATGAGGAGGGGACCACCACCAcatccaccatcaccaccaccactgtCACCACGCTGCAGGGACCAGGCGAGCGCTGGGGAGGGGGCCAAGGGGAACAGGGGAAAAGCGGGGCTGAGCTGGGGTCTCCTCTGTCACCAGTCCCCTGCAACCAGACACTGGGAGGCCCAGAGGGCTGGCtggtgtccccagagccagcTGGTGTCCCCTATGATGGCAGCCTGGACTGCACCTACACTGTCTCTGTCTACCCTGGCTACGGCGTGGAGCTCAAG GTGCAGAACATCAGCCTGGCAGAGGGTGAGACGCTGACGGTGGAGAGCACAGGGGGGCTGGAGCCCACCCTCCTGGCCAACGAGTCCTTCCTGCAGCGCGGCCAGGTCATCCGCAGCCCTGCCAACCTCCTCACCCTCCGCTTCCAGAGCCCCAGGCCCCCCAACCCCGGCTCCTACCGCTTCCACTACCAAG cCTACCTGCTGAGCTGCCCCTTCCCGGCACGGCCGGCTTTTGGGGAGGTGTCAGTGAGCAGCCTGCACCCCGGGGGGGACGCCCGCTTCCGCTGCGCCGCTGGGTACCAGCTGCAGGGCGCCCGCCGGCTCAGCTGCCGCAACGCCACCCGCCCCTTCTGGAGCGCCCGCGAGCCCCTCTGCCTCG CGGCCTGTGGCGGGGTGGTCCGGAACGCCACAGTGGGACGTGTCATCTCGCCCGGCTTCCCCGGGAACTACAGCAACAACCTGACGTGTCACTGGCTGCTGGAAGCACCCGCCGGCCATCGCCTGCACCTCCACTTTGAGAAGGTCTCGCTGGCCGAGGATGATGACAG GCTCATCATCCGCAACGGCAACAACATGGAGGCACCACCAGTGTATGACTCCTACGAGGTGGAGTACCTGCCCATTGAggggctgctcagcactgggcagcactTCTTCGTGGAGCTCACCACCGACAGCAGCGGGGCCGCCGCGGGCATGGCACTGCGTTATGAGG CCTTTGAGCAGGGACATTGCTACGAGCCCTTCATCAAGTATGGGAACTTCACGGCCAGTGACCCTCGGTACCCTGTGGGCACCACGGTGGAGTTCAGCTGTGACCCTGGCTATACGCTAGAGCAGGGCTCCACCATCATTGAGTGCGTTGACCCCAGTGACCCGCAGTGGAACGAGACAGAGCCAGCGTGTcgtg CGGTGTGCAGTGGGGAGCTGACAGACACAGCAGGTGTGGTGCTGTCACCCAACTGGCCGGAGCCCTATGGCAAGGGCCAGGACTGCATCTGGGGGCTGCACGTGGAGGAGGACAAGCGTGTCTTGCTGGACGTCCGCGT GCTGCGGCTGGGTACGGGGGACGTGCTGACCTTCTACGATGGGGACGACCTGACGGCGCGTGTCCTGGGCCAGTACACGGGCACCCGTGGTCGATTCAAGCTCTACGCCTCCACCGCCGATGTCACCGTCCAGTTCCAGTCAGACCCCGGCTCCGGCGCTGGCGCCTATCGGCAGGGCTTCGTCATCCACTTCTCCG AGGTCCCCCGTAATGACACCTGCCCTGAGCTGCCGGACATCGCCAATGGTTGGAAGACGTCctcacagccagagctgctccacgGCACCGTGGTCACCTACCATTGCTACCCTGGCTTCCAGTTGGCTGGCACCGACCTCCTGATGTGCCACTGGGACCTGACATGGAGCGGTGACCTGCCCACCTGTGAGCGGG TGACCACATGCCGGGACCCTGGGGATGCTGACCACAGCCGCAGGGTGGTCTCCAGCCCTAAATTCCCAGTGGGAGCCACTGTACAGTATGTCTGTGACAAAGGCTACGTCCTGGCGGGTGCCGGGACCCTCACCTGCCACGACCGCGCCATGGGGGGACCCAAGTGGAGCGACCGTCTCCCCAAGTGCATCC AGACATTCGAGCCCTGCCACAACCCTGGAGCACCGGAGGGCGGGCAGCAGAGCCCCGAGCGCAGGCTGTACCCGGCAGGAGCCATCTTGCGCTTCTCCTGCGCCCAGGGCCGGGCGCTGCTGGGCGAGAGCAGCCTGCGCTGCCTGCCCGGGCACCCCTCGCGCTGGAGTGGCTCGCCTCCCATCTGCAAGGCAG cctcctATGATGAGTTTTACAGCAACCGCAACCTGGACG cagcCGTGGCCAAGGCTGTGCCCTCGGGGCCGGCACTGGAAGGCACCAACGTTGCCATCGCCGTCTTCCTGCCCGTGCTGGTGGTGGCCCTGCTCATCGGTGGCGTTTATCTCTACTTCTCCAA GATCCAGGGgaagccagccctgcagctgcccctcgCCGGCTCCCACCCCTACGACCACATCACCGTGGAGTCGGCTTTTGACAACCCCACCTATGAGACAGGA gagACGAGGGAGTATGAGGTGTCCATCTAG
- the SEZ6 gene encoding seizure protein 6 homolog isoform X6: MGPPPPALLLPLLAALLRAPAHGFNGLARKAGESSEAEGEPTALPTPAEREAEARFVSTAPTLKLLNHHPLLEDLLHEAFLKKDYLGQAPFLPGVPGPVLPADVLQPALGPPAPEPPPRTPLPRAAFPTDPLTTPAGHPGPWGEAWGAVPGADPSWSPSRLPESSPTSPSPAPTTPGTSPGLHTVATEVTRDEEGTTTTSTITTTTVTTLQGPGERWGGGQGEQGKSGAELGSPLSPVPCNQTLGGPEGWLVSPEPAGVPYDGSLDCTYTVSVYPGYGVELKVQNISLAEGETLTVESTGGLEPTLLANESFLQRGQVIRSPANLLTLRFQSPRPPNPGSYRFHYQAYLLSCPFPARPAFGEVSVSSLHPGGDARFRCAAGYQLQGARRLSCRNATRPFWSAREPLCLAACGGVVRNATVGRVISPGFPGNYSNNLTCHWLLEAPAGHRLHLHFEKVSLAEDDDRLIIRNGNNMEAPPVYDSYEVEYLPIEGLLSTGQHFFVELTTDSSGAAAGMALRYEAFEQGHCYEPFIKYGNFTASDPRYPVGTTVEFSCDPGYTLEQGSTIIECVDPSDPQWNETEPACRAVCSGELTDTAGVVLSPNWPEPYGKGQDCIWGLHVEEDKRVLLDVRVLRLGTGDVLTFYDGDDLTARVLGQYTGTRGRFKLYASTADVTVQFQSDPGSGAGAYRQGFVIHFSEVPRNDTCPELPDIANGWKTSSQPELLHGTVVTYHCYPGFQLAGTDLLMCHWDLTWSGDLPTCERVTTCRDPGDADHSRRVVSSPKFPVGATVQYVCDKGYVLAGAGTLTCHDRAMGGPKWSDRLPKCIPETFEPCHNPGAPEGGQQSPERRLYPAGAILRFSCAQGRALLGESSLRCLPGHPSRWSGSPPICKAASYDEFYSNRNLDAAVAKAVPSGPALEGTNVAIAVFLPVLVVALLIGGVYLYFSKIQGKPALQLPLAGSHPYDHITVESAFDNPTYETGETREYEVSI; this comes from the exons GCTTCAACGGGCTGGCAAGGAAGGCAGGGGAGAGCTCTGAGGCCGAAGGGGAGCCAACAGCCCTGCCCACGCCGGCAGAGCGGGAGGCAGAGGCTCGTTTTGTGAGCACGGCGCCCACGTTGAAGCTCCTCAACCACCACCCACTGCTGGAGGACCTGCTGCATGAAGCCTTCCTGAAGAAGGACTACCTGGGCCAGGCGCCCTTCCTGCCCGGTGTCCCTGGCCCTGTCCTGCCCGCTGATGTTCTCCAGCCAGCCCTTGGCCCTCCAGCCCCTGAACCCCCACCACGCacccccctgcccagggctgccttCCCCACTGACCCTCTGACGACACCAGCTGGGCACCCGGGGCCATGGGGGGAGGCATGGGGGGCTGTGCCAGGTGCTGATCCCTCTTGGTCCCCCTCCAGGTTGCCAGAGTCGAGCCCCacatcccccagcccagctcccaccaccccTGGCACTTCCCCAGGACTTCATACTGTGGCCACGGAAGTCACCAGGGATGAGGAGGGGACCACCACCAcatccaccatcaccaccaccactgtCACCACGCTGCAGGGACCAGGCGAGCGCTGGGGAGGGGGCCAAGGGGAACAGGGGAAAAGCGGGGCTGAGCTGGGGTCTCCTCTGTCACCAGTCCCCTGCAACCAGACACTGGGAGGCCCAGAGGGCTGGCtggtgtccccagagccagcTGGTGTCCCCTATGATGGCAGCCTGGACTGCACCTACACTGTCTCTGTCTACCCTGGCTACGGCGTGGAGCTCAAG GTGCAGAACATCAGCCTGGCAGAGGGTGAGACGCTGACGGTGGAGAGCACAGGGGGGCTGGAGCCCACCCTCCTGGCCAACGAGTCCTTCCTGCAGCGCGGCCAGGTCATCCGCAGCCCTGCCAACCTCCTCACCCTCCGCTTCCAGAGCCCCAGGCCCCCCAACCCCGGCTCCTACCGCTTCCACTACCAAG cCTACCTGCTGAGCTGCCCCTTCCCGGCACGGCCGGCTTTTGGGGAGGTGTCAGTGAGCAGCCTGCACCCCGGGGGGGACGCCCGCTTCCGCTGCGCCGCTGGGTACCAGCTGCAGGGCGCCCGCCGGCTCAGCTGCCGCAACGCCACCCGCCCCTTCTGGAGCGCCCGCGAGCCCCTCTGCCTCG CGGCCTGTGGCGGGGTGGTCCGGAACGCCACAGTGGGACGTGTCATCTCGCCCGGCTTCCCCGGGAACTACAGCAACAACCTGACGTGTCACTGGCTGCTGGAAGCACCCGCCGGCCATCGCCTGCACCTCCACTTTGAGAAGGTCTCGCTGGCCGAGGATGATGACAG GCTCATCATCCGCAACGGCAACAACATGGAGGCACCACCAGTGTATGACTCCTACGAGGTGGAGTACCTGCCCATTGAggggctgctcagcactgggcagcactTCTTCGTGGAGCTCACCACCGACAGCAGCGGGGCCGCCGCGGGCATGGCACTGCGTTATGAGG CCTTTGAGCAGGGACATTGCTACGAGCCCTTCATCAAGTATGGGAACTTCACGGCCAGTGACCCTCGGTACCCTGTGGGCACCACGGTGGAGTTCAGCTGTGACCCTGGCTATACGCTAGAGCAGGGCTCCACCATCATTGAGTGCGTTGACCCCAGTGACCCGCAGTGGAACGAGACAGAGCCAGCGTGTcgtg CGGTGTGCAGTGGGGAGCTGACAGACACAGCAGGTGTGGTGCTGTCACCCAACTGGCCGGAGCCCTATGGCAAGGGCCAGGACTGCATCTGGGGGCTGCACGTGGAGGAGGACAAGCGTGTCTTGCTGGACGTCCGCGT GCTGCGGCTGGGTACGGGGGACGTGCTGACCTTCTACGATGGGGACGACCTGACGGCGCGTGTCCTGGGCCAGTACACGGGCACCCGTGGTCGATTCAAGCTCTACGCCTCCACCGCCGATGTCACCGTCCAGTTCCAGTCAGACCCCGGCTCCGGCGCTGGCGCCTATCGGCAGGGCTTCGTCATCCACTTCTCCG AGGTCCCCCGTAATGACACCTGCCCTGAGCTGCCGGACATCGCCAATGGTTGGAAGACGTCctcacagccagagctgctccacgGCACCGTGGTCACCTACCATTGCTACCCTGGCTTCCAGTTGGCTGGCACCGACCTCCTGATGTGCCACTGGGACCTGACATGGAGCGGTGACCTGCCCACCTGTGAGCGGG TGACCACATGCCGGGACCCTGGGGATGCTGACCACAGCCGCAGGGTGGTCTCCAGCCCTAAATTCCCAGTGGGAGCCACTGTACAGTATGTCTGTGACAAAGGCTACGTCCTGGCGGGTGCCGGGACCCTCACCTGCCACGACCGCGCCATGGGGGGACCCAAGTGGAGCGACCGTCTCCCCAAGTGCATCC CAGAGACATTCGAGCCCTGCCACAACCCTGGAGCACCGGAGGGCGGGCAGCAGAGCCCCGAGCGCAGGCTGTACCCGGCAGGAGCCATCTTGCGCTTCTCCTGCGCCCAGGGCCGGGCGCTGCTGGGCGAGAGCAGCCTGCGCTGCCTGCCCGGGCACCCCTCGCGCTGGAGTGGCTCGCCTCCCATCTGCAAGGCAG cctcctATGATGAGTTTTACAGCAACCGCAACCTGGACG cagcCGTGGCCAAGGCTGTGCCCTCGGGGCCGGCACTGGAAGGCACCAACGTTGCCATCGCCGTCTTCCTGCCCGTGCTGGTGGTGGCCCTGCTCATCGGTGGCGTTTATCTCTACTTCTCCAA GATCCAGGGgaagccagccctgcagctgcccctcgCCGGCTCCCACCCCTACGACCACATCACCGTGGAGTCGGCTTTTGACAACCCCACCTATGAGACAGGA gagACGAGGGAGTATGAGGTGTCCATCTAG